From a single Paraburkholderia largidicola genomic region:
- a CDS encoding hybrid sensor histidine kinase/response regulator yields MGEPKNHDAPVVLVVDDTAANLGLVVDTLEAEGLRVAVARDGHEALRRAELVEPDLILLDVMMPGLDGFQTCRALKDNPVTRDIPVIFMTSLTQTEDKIMGFRLGAMDFVTKPLQMEEVAVRVQTHLKLRALQRLQQEQNARLEEEVKTRIQAQDALIEVLNGVRNVSNAIAHDLRTPLTELRSRLEVLILGLRKRGDEDTLGQLEVAMADVDRVIGIFNALLRLAEIDAGMRRSGFIESDVVAILSDAVEFYQPVAELRGISLTLLLCSETEVPAIVDPLLLAQAIGNLIDNALKYAQENGEVGVSLCEREDRVDITVSDDGPGIPAAERTKVTERFYRGDRSRGTPGVGLGLALVKAVATLHQGSLDFSDNAPGLAATMTIRRTT; encoded by the coding sequence TTTGCGCGTCGCGGTGGCGCGTGATGGACATGAAGCGCTGCGGCGCGCCGAGCTTGTCGAGCCCGACCTGATCCTGCTCGACGTAATGATGCCCGGTCTCGACGGATTTCAGACTTGCCGGGCGCTGAAGGACAACCCTGTTACGCGCGATATCCCGGTGATCTTCATGACATCGTTGACGCAGACGGAAGACAAGATCATGGGCTTCCGGCTGGGCGCGATGGACTTCGTGACCAAGCCACTGCAAATGGAAGAAGTCGCCGTTCGTGTGCAGACGCATCTGAAGCTGCGCGCGCTGCAACGTTTGCAGCAGGAACAGAATGCGCGGCTCGAAGAAGAGGTTAAGACGCGCATTCAGGCACAGGACGCGCTAATCGAAGTGCTGAACGGCGTGCGCAACGTGTCGAATGCGATTGCCCACGATCTGCGCACGCCACTCACCGAGTTGCGCTCGCGGCTCGAAGTGTTGATTCTCGGACTGCGCAAACGCGGTGATGAAGACACACTAGGGCAACTTGAAGTCGCTATGGCCGATGTTGATCGCGTGATCGGCATTTTCAATGCGCTGTTGCGCCTCGCCGAGATCGATGCGGGTATGCGGCGTTCGGGGTTTATCGAAAGCGACGTGGTGGCGATCTTGTCCGATGCTGTCGAGTTCTATCAGCCGGTCGCGGAGTTGCGCGGAATTTCGCTGACGCTGTTGCTTTGCTCCGAAACTGAAGTACCCGCGATTGTCGATCCGCTTTTGCTCGCGCAAGCCATCGGCAATCTGATCGATAACGCGCTCAAGTACGCGCAGGAGAATGGCGAAGTTGGTGTGTCGCTGTGCGAGCGCGAGGACCGCGTCGATATCACCGTTTCGGACGATGGCCCGGGCATTCCTGCCGCTGAGCGGACCAAAGTCACGGAGCGCTTCTATCGCGGTGACCGAAGCCGTGGCACGCCGGGCGTTGGCCTGGGACTCGCACTGGTTAAGGCGGTAGCGACGTTGCATCAGGGCTCGCTCGATTTTTCCGACAACGCGCCGGGGCTGGCGGCGACCATGACTATCCGGCGCACGACGTGA
- a CDS encoding winged helix-turn-helix domain-containing protein, with protein MKVGKFQIEIGTRRLMLGSEDMNLGARAFDILVLIVAAGGQIVTRDELLTAVWRGAIVEDNNIDVHVCAIRKKLGSDRNLVITVPRRGYRFAVAENGTERVRTMPRKNEARVGAQGAHAQWEVAIDLLSQIMSSPGLKSHYAMRTGRARSRAARVVSAAASVASRLRRARSNLSRWRRRF; from the coding sequence ATGAAAGTTGGAAAATTTCAAATAGAGATCGGCACGCGCCGTTTGATGCTTGGAAGCGAAGACATGAATCTTGGCGCTCGAGCGTTCGATATCCTTGTCCTTATCGTTGCCGCGGGCGGCCAGATTGTTACCCGGGATGAGTTATTGACGGCGGTATGGAGAGGGGCGATCGTTGAAGATAACAATATCGACGTTCATGTCTGTGCTATCCGTAAGAAACTGGGCTCCGACCGGAACCTCGTTATCACAGTGCCGCGTCGAGGCTACCGTTTTGCCGTGGCTGAAAATGGAACTGAGCGAGTCCGGACCATGCCGAGGAAAAATGAGGCACGCGTAGGCGCGCAGGGGGCTCATGCTCAATGGGAGGTGGCGATTGACCTGTTGAGTCAAATCATGAGCAGCCCAGGTTTGAAATCGCATTATGCGATGCGCACAGGCCGTGCACGATCCAGGGCCGCGCGAGTGGTCTCTGCCGCAGCGTCGGTGGCCAGCCGTCTTCGTCGCGCACGTTCAAACTTGAGTCGTTGGCGGCGTCGATTTTAA